In the genome of Bacteroides mediterraneensis, the window CAGGAGCTGGTTCCCATCAGTCTTAAACAGTCAGTCATGGAATCGTCCCCTGAAGGACAAGTGCCGCATGGTGTGTCCGTTCTGTTTCCCAACGGTCTTCGTGCCCACTTTGGGAACGGGTCAGAAGAGATACTGATGGAGCTGTTCACCCAAAGTCTTCGAGGCGGCCATGTTTAACCTGAACGACACGATGCGCTACTTCCTGTGTCCTGGCAGGACAGATATGCGCAAGGGTATCAGTTCGCTGTGCGGAGTGGTGCATGAGAAGATGAACAGCGAAGTGAAGAATGGTGATGTCTTCATCTTCATCGGTTCCAGCCGCAGGCTCATGAAGTTGCTTCATGCGGAAGACGGAGGTATGGTGATGTATGTAAAACGCCTGGAGGCAGGCCGCTTCAAGCTGCCGGAGTACGATCCCCAATCAAACAGCTATCCCATGGAATGGCGCGACCTGGTGATGATGGTCGAGGGCATTCAGGAAAATCCGCAGCAGAGGCTCCGGCGCCTGAGGGCAGAGCGCAAGGAATATCATGTATAATATGCTTCCGGAGTGAATAAAGTGCGGATATTATTGTGTAATCCGCTTATATTTAGTATATTTACATAAACAAAACAGATGCGGACAATGGAAGAAAAGGATATACTGCTCAAGACGATAGAAGGGCTGAATGCCTCCATTGCTTCATTGTCTGCCACTAATAAGAATCAGGCGGAACAGATTAAGAACCTGCAGGAACGAATCAAAGAGCTGACGGCTCAGATTGCATGGCTGAACCGCCAGCTCTTTGGGCGTAAGACAGAAAAGCTTCCCGTATATAATCCCGATATGCCCGACCTTTTTGCCGAAGAGTTTGCCGGACTCCGGCATCAGGCGGAAGAAAAGCGTGACGAGGCCGTAGAGCAGATAGAAAAGGAACCGGTGGAAATCCGGAAGCAGAAGCGTCAGAACCGCAAAATGACAGAGGATCTGCCCGTACTCGAAACCGAGGTTATAGAGCCGGCCGGTGTGGACCTGTCCTTATATCGTAGGATTGGCGAAGAGGTAAC includes:
- the tnpB gene encoding IS66 family insertion sequence element accessory protein TnpB (TnpB, as the term is used for proteins encoded by IS66 family insertion elements, is considered an accessory protein, since TnpC, encoded by a neighboring gene, is a DDE family transposase.) is translated as MFNLNDTMRYFLCPGRTDMRKGISSLCGVVHEKMNSEVKNGDVFIFIGSSRRLMKLLHAEDGGMVMYVKRLEAGRFKLPEYDPQSNSYPMEWRDLVMMVEGIQENPQQRLRRLRAERKEYHV